From Primulina tabacum isolate GXHZ01 chromosome 2, ASM2559414v2, whole genome shotgun sequence, one genomic window encodes:
- the LOC142525445 gene encoding transcription repressor OFP1-like, producing the protein MGNYRFRLSDLIPNSWFYKLKEANKTRKNQYKYPASSSSPSPFAVTDPKTHLSDHRKSYHFTRDLTLSSNSPVKPRISDKQCSLVEPPRRSSRRRRSSTKRNRPPQRFVTSSVSADSSCRASIESAWAKPPGEPPSPRDLDQTSSSDYDSISPEYGSERGLTPDTFDGMLSCSTSCRCSVENDTVSEHDHLPPIITKKLQEPTKILRPSADFSGRNAYGSLSVKVMKEDFSSTTSSSKDHQNKRITSPVRRHSQKASSPGLRLRTNSPRIGNLRIQARKNSTISSNSSSGSHRSVSESFAVMKSSKDPRRDFRESMVEMIVQNNIRASRDLEELLACYLSLNSDEYHDLIINVFKQIWFEFLHVRLK; encoded by the coding sequence ATGGGCAATTACAGGTTCAGATTGTCTGACTTGATACCAAACTCCTGGTTTTACAAGCTTAAGGAGGCcaacaaaacaagaaaaaatcaGTACAAATATCCTGCATCATCTTCTTCTCCTTCCCCATTCGCAGTTACAGACCCCAAAACACATCTTTCTGACCACAGAAAATCTTACCATTTCACGAGGGACCTCACTTTGAGCTCCAATTCTCCTGTCAAACCAAGAATTTCGGACAAACAGTGCTCTCTCGTGGAACCGCCGAGAAGATCAtccagaagaagaagaagtagCACTAAAAGGAATAGACCGCCACAAAGGTTCGTTACTTCGTCAGTTTCCGCCGATTCAAGCTGCCGGGCCTCCATAGAATCCGCCTGGGCTAAGCCTCCGGGGGAGCCCCCGAGTCCCCGTGATCTTGATCAAACTTCATCCTCTGATTACGATTCCATCTCTCCGGAATATGGCTCAGAACGTGGCCTGACCCCCGATACATTCGACGGCATGCTTTCTTGTTCCACCTCCTGCAGATGCAGCGTTGAAAACGACACAGTTTCTGAGCACGATCATCTCCCGCCAATCATCACCAAGAAATTACAAGAGCCGACCAAGATTCTCAGGCCCTCGGCCGATTTTTCGGGGAGAAATGCGTATGGGTCCCTGTCTGTTAAGGTAATGAAAGAAGACTTCTCGAGCACCACTAGCAGCAGCAAAGATCATCAAAACAAGAGAATTACGAGCCCCGTCAGACGACATTCACAGAAAGCATCGTCACCTGGCCTAAGGCTCCGCACGAACTCTCCAAGAATCGGCAACCTACGGATTCAAGCTAGGAAGAACAGTACTATAAGTTCGAATTCAAGCTCGGGTTCCCATCGCAGTGTCTCGGAGAGCTTTGCGGTGATGAAATCTTCCAAAGATCCCCGGAGGGATTTCAGAGAATCAATGGTGGAGATGATCGTACAGAACAACATCAGAGCTTCCAGGGACTTGGAAGAGCTTCTGGCGTGTTACCTGTCGTTGAATTCTGATGAGTACCACGATCTCATCATCAATGTTTTCAAACAAATTTGGTTTGAGTTTCTCCATGTTCGTCtcaagtaa
- the LOC142525455 gene encoding CBL-interacting protein kinase 2-like has product MERQGSMLMQRYEVGKLLGQGTFAKVYHARNLKTNMSVAVKIVDKEKIYKAGMIDQIKREISVMRLVTHPNIVQLYEVMASKTKIFFVMEYVKGGELFNKVAKGKLKEDAAKKYFQQLISAVDFCHSRGVYHRDLKPENLLLDENGNLKVSDFGLSALAESKRQDGLLHTTCGTPAYVAPEVINRRGYDGSKADIWSCGVILYVLLAGYLPFHDSNLMEMYRKIGKAEFKFPNWISPDARKLISKMLDPDPNTRISISKIMENSWFRKGFQSKMPRTDAYSKNSNIETEKETAIDADATLKTDLDRLTSLNAFDIISLSAGFDLSGLFEENDRKRELRFTSNQPAKNIISKMEDLAKQLKLKIMKKDGGLLKFEGSKAGRKGVLSIEAEIFEIAPDFHLVEMKKTNGDTLEFQKMMKQDVRPSLKDIVWTWQSDQPLADRQLELSESEPSQIPQLQDHSP; this is encoded by the coding sequence ATGGAAAGACAAGGAAGTATGTTGATGCAACGGTACGAGGTTGGGAAATTACTGGGGCAAGGGACCTTTGCCAAGGTTTATCATGCAAGAAACCTCAAAACCAATATGAGTGTGGCAGTGAAGATAGTTGACAAAGAGAAGATATACAAGGCTGGGATGATCGATCAAATCAAGCGGGAAATCTCTGTGATGAGACTTGTTACGCACCCCAACATCGTGCAGCTTTACGAGGTAATGGCCAGTAAAACCAAGATATTTTTCGTGATGGAATATGTTAAAGGAGGTGAACTTTTCAACAAGGTTGCCAAAGGGAAACTGAAAGAAGACGctgcaaaaaaatattttcaacagcTGATTAGTGCTGTAGATTTTTGCCACAGCAGAGGCGTTTATCACCGTGATCTCAAACCCGAGAACCTTCTTTTGGATGAAAACGGGAACTTGAAGGTTTCTGACTTTGGACTGAGTGCCCTTGCAGAATCCAAGCGACAGGATGGATTACTTCACACAACGTGTGGGACGCCTGCCTATGTTGCTCCAGAAGTTATTAACAGGAGAGGGTATGATGGATCCAAAGCAGATATCTGGTCGTGTGGGGTGATCCTATATGTTCTGTTGGCTGGATATCTCCCTTTCCATGATTCAAATCTAATGGAGATGTACAGGAAAATAGGAAAGGCAGAGTTTAAGTTTCCAAACTGGATCTCTCCTGATGCTCGCAAGCTGATCTCCAAAATGCTGGATCCCGATCCAAACACCAGGATATCTATATCCAAGATAATGGAAAATTCTTGGTTTCGTAAAGGTTTCCAATCCAAGATGCCAAGGACTGATGCATACTCCAAGAACAGCAATATAGAAACTGAAAAGGAAACAGCCATTGATGCCGATGCAACATTGAAGACAGATCTTGATAGGCTCACTTCCTTGAATGCCTTTGATATAATCTCCCTTTCAGCAGGTTTTGATTTGTCGGGCTTATTTGAGGAAAATGATAGAAAGAGAGAATTAAGGTTTACGTCCAATCAACCCGCTAAGAACATCATATCAAAGATGGAGGATTTGGCCAAGCAGCTGAAGCTGAAGATTATGAAGAAGGATGGAGGATTACTAAAATTTGAAGGATCCAAAGCCGGAAGAAAAGGGGTGCTCTCTATTGAAGCAGAAATTTTCGAGATTGCACCAGATTTTCATTTAGTTGAGATGAAGAAGACCAACGGAGACACCTTGGAGTTTCAGAAGATGATGAAGCAGGACGTTAGGCCATCCCTGAAAGACATTGTTTGGACATGGCAAAGTGACCAGCCTCTTGCAGATCGGCAACTAGAGCTATCGGAGTCAGAGCCATCCCAAATACCACAGTTGCAGGATCACTCGCCTTAA
- the LOC142525479 gene encoding uncharacterized protein LOC142525479 — protein MKEQMEISSGTTADIVLYLLALIFVSSRSIHVAALAGAEMENHHVVNVTPTALVESIPSDGVVRCARVPISGLSRIKIGNYSSARRVNVIPSNGIPEKLYGKIQICLHSNSSLELCHCGKDNWESIQNGIWSSVISPYQDKYIDVKFSNNLYGSVVVSVKIEFHRWRLLSLAIGFILLLLASIVSSWVPFYYGSSMAIGICLVVIIILFQGMKLLPTGRKNALYSTICGLALGAGSFLLNRLSAFVNSTLVNFGFSEEMHNPVLVFLAVGIVLAGAGFGYWLVRKFVVSEEGSVDVGVAQFVKWALRVIAVTFIFQSTLDTPLAMGLLVSFMVIYLSFTFMKWDSLWNHTYSWNGSLKGWKSGRVIKKHKRTEFLSRPGAKHSQGSIWESPRSVSPLLKSPLKGTPTSTGFVRDPSTYYSSFHKTPNRKKFSEEEWKDFTEASTRQAMAEWASSPEFTEWMMKNADRIQLHHGDSSEESIGSGSDSTDDIMAESSSRRGLLKWQPRG, from the exons ATGAAGGAACAAATGGAGATTTCTTCCGGTACAACTGCAGATATTGTGTTGTACCTTCTGGCGCTGATCTTTGTCTCCTCACGCTCCATTCACGTGGCAGCACTCGCCG GTGCTGAGATGGAAAATCATCATGTAGTAAATGTGACTCCGACTGCGCTGGTGGAATCCATTCCATCTGATGGTGTAGTACGGTGTGCACGTGTTCCCATTTCTGGGCTGTCAAGAATAAAAATTGGGAATTATTCCAGCGCACGCCGGGTCAACGTGATTCCTTCCAATGGAATTCCGGAGAAATTGTATGGCAAAATTCAGATTTGTTTGCACAG CAACTCTTCACTTGAATTGTGCCATTGTGGGAAGGATAACTGGGAAAGTATACAAAATGGGATATGGAGCTCTGTTATTTCCCCTTACCAAGATAAATACATCGATGTTAAGTTTTCCAATAACTTGTATGGTTCTGTGGTTGTCAGTGTTAAAATAG AATTTCACAGATGGCGTTTACTTAGCCTGGCTATTGGTTTTATTTTACTGCTGTTGGCCTCAATTGTTAGCAGCTGGGTTCCTTTTTACTATGGCAGTTCAATGGCCATTGGAATCTGCCTTGTAGTCATAATTATTCTCTTCCAG GGAATGAAATTGTTGCCAACTGGCCGGAAAAATGCCCTCTATAGCACGATTTGTGGTTTAGCG CTTGGCGCTGGATCATTTTTGCTAAATAGATTATCAGCGTTTGTCAACTCAACTCTTGTCAATTTTGGATTCAGTGAAGAGATGCACAATCCT GTGCTTGTGTTCTTGGCGGTTGGAATTGTACTTGCTGGAGCTGGTTTTGGATATTGGCTTGTTCGGAAATTTGTTGTTTCTGAAGAAGGAAGTGTTGATGTCGGTGTCGCCCAATTTGTGAAATGGGCATTGCGCGTAATTGCAGTGACTTTTATCTTTCAG AGCACTCTTGATACCCCTTTGGCAATGGGACTGCTTGTTTCTTTTATGGTGATATACTTGTCTTTCACTTTCATGAAGTGGGACAGCCTCTG GAATCACACATATTCTTGGAATGGGAGTCTGAAGGGATGGAAAAGTGGAAGGGTGATTAAGAAACATAAGCGAACTGAATTCTTAAGTAGGCCTGGGGCTAAGCATTCTCAAGGTTCTATATGGGAAAGCCCCAGGAGCGTGTCTCCACTGTTGAAATCTCCTTTGAAAG GTACTCCAACATCTACCGGCTTTGTAAGAGATCCGTCAACATATTATTCATCCTTCCACAAGACTCCCAACAGAAAGAAATTTTCGGAGGAAGAGTGGAAGGACTTCACAGAGGCATCTACTCGTCAGGCAATGGCAGAGTGGGCATCATCTCCTGAATTTACGGAATGGATGATGAAGAATGCTGATAGGATACAACTCCACCATGGAGATAGCTCTGAAGAATCCATTGGAAGCGGGTCAGATTCGACTGATGATATCATGGCAGAGAGCAGCAGCAGGAGAGGTCTATTGAAATGGCAACCACGTGGTTAG
- the LOC142537276 gene encoding PAN domain-containing protein At5g03700, with translation MKFYFLFVLQLQFLARTISDSEIQIGYQVTLAIPTEYTKGFTGRAFLIETEQMPPKFRAAINVEAVDEKYSCSLDVFLADVRVWSSGHLSRFYTTEKCVLELTKDGDLRLKGQKERVGWRSGTSGQGVERLYLLRTGNLVLVDDGNFIKWQTFNFPTDIMLWGQRLSSQTRLTSFPTNSTQFYSFEIQYNKIALYINFDEWKYSYWELRPPGEQNITHLQLTSNGLVIFGGRQKIGRITSTSPEPPRFLALGGSTGNLGIYYYSSEKGKFEASFQAINSTCDLPLTCKPYSICTSSGSCSDINIQESLDDLCGRSGTEMMELQGVASVLNGGVYQANVTKEECSNLCLDDCTCSATQYAIADDDSRTGQCSLYRMARGIKKIEDRRRVIYMVKVGAGTRDGHGKNSRLKKWMVILIVVVDGFILFVVLGGLGYCVLRKRRKASRQANN, from the exons atgaaattttattttctttttgtaCTCCAACTACAATTTCTAGCACGGACTATTTCTGATTCAGAAATTCAAATTGGGTACCAGGTGACACTGGCCATTCCCACTGAATACACAAAGGGATTCACAGGAAGAGCTTTTCTAATTGAAACAGAGCAAATGCCACCCAAGTTCCGAGCAGCCATCAATGTGGAAGCTGTCGATGAAAAGTACTCATGTTCGCTCGACGTCTTTCTTGCGGATGTCAGAGTATGGAGCTCCGGCCATTTATCAAGATTCTATACCACGGAAAAATGCGTGCTTGAGCTCACGAAAGATGGAGACTTGAGATTGAAGGGTCAGAAGGAAAGAGTTGGATGGAGGAGTGGAACTTCGGGACAAGGAGTCGAG AGACTATACTTGCTAAGAACTGGAAATCTTGTTCTGGTGGATGATGGAAACTTCATAAAATGGCAGACTTTCAATTTTCCTACAGATATTATGTTGTGGGGGCAGAGACTAAGTTCGCAGACTCGATTGACTTCATTTCCCACGAACTCAACTCAGTTTTATTCATTTGAAATTCAATACAACAAGATTGCATTGTACATAAATTTTGATGAGTGGAAATATTCTTACTGGGAACTCAGGCCTCCCGGTGAGCAAAACATCACGCATTTGCAGCTGACATCAAATGGGCTGGTGATATTCGGTGGGAGACAAAAAATAGGACGCATTACATCTACAAGTCCCGAGCCTCCAAGATTTTTAGCATTGGGAGGCAGCACTGGTAATCTAGGAATATACTATTACTCAAGTGAAAAGGGGAAGTTTGAGGCTTCATTTCAAGCAATTAACTCAACTTGTGATCTTCCTTTGACATGCAAACCTTACAGTATTTGCACTTCATCTGGTTCGTGCTCGGACATCAACATTCAAGAAAGTTTGGATGATTTGTGTGGCAGGAGTGGAACGGAGATGATGGAGTTACAAGGTGTGGCAAGTGTACTGAATGGTGGTGTTTACCAAGCTAATGTGACTAAAGAAGAATGTTCAAATTTGTGCTTGGATGATTGTACTTGTTCTGCAACACAATATGCAATAGCTGATGACGATTCGCGTACGGGACAATGCTCCTTATATAGAATGGCTAGGGGGATCAAGAAAATCGAGGACAGAAGGAGAGTCATCTATATGGTGAAGGTGGGTGCAGGAACAAGAGATGGGCATGGCAAGAATTCTAGATTGAAGAAATGGATGGTAATATTGATAGTAGTGGTTGATGGATTCATTCTTTTTGTTGTATTGGGAGGACTTGGATACTGCGTCCTTCGGAAGAGGCGCAAGGCTTCCCGCCAAGCTAATAACTAG